The genomic stretch GCTTTCCAGAAAGCAAAAAATGTTAAGGCATGCCATAATACAAGAAGTGTATCGGTTGAAATTGAATTAGCTCCTGCAATAAGAAATGGTGAGACTGCATAGATAAGAGCAGTAATTTGCCCAATTGTTTCATCCCAAAGATTTTTTACAAAGAGGTAAACAAAGAGGACTGTAAAAAAGAAAGCGGGGATAAGATAAAATCGTGCTCCCCATGTGCTATTTTCACCAAAAATTGCCAATCCTGATGCTATAGCCATATACGTAAGTGGTGGTTTAGACCAATGATGTTTTCCATGAAGTATGGGTTCTAAAGGGTTTCCATTCTGATAGGTTTCACGGGCACATAAAGCATATCTTCCTTCTGTAGTTTCATAAAGACCACGACTTCCCTGAAACATACTTACGCTTACAAATGCAAGGAAGAGGGCAATATATAAAATGTTTTTAGGTATATAATTATGGTCATTTATTGAAATGTTAGACATGTT from Candidatus Hydrogenedens sp. encodes the following:
- a CDS encoding glycosyltransferase family 39 protein, whose translation is MSNISINDHNYIPKNILYIALFLAFVSVSMFQGSRGLYETTEGRYALCARETYQNGNPLEPILHGKHHWSKPPLTYMAIASGLAIFGENSTWGARFYLIPAFFFTVLFVYLFVKNLWDETIGQITALIYAVSPFLIAGANSISTDTLLVLWHALTFFAFWKA